The proteins below come from a single Kryptolebias marmoratus isolate JLee-2015 linkage group LG12, ASM164957v2, whole genome shotgun sequence genomic window:
- the tefb gene encoding TEF transcription factor, PAR bZIP family member b isoform X2: MSTANQIFFGERSDVPDLLKALADYSFPAFDDIDLEKEKQSSSEDGEGGGAVASSAGGGARGGGGGTGGGSGGSGGVSASLTPAIWEKTIPYDGETFHLEYMDLDEFLLENGIPVSLEEEELQRTLTSVGGKGKSAPKLPELAAAATSTPPPPPLDAAPAAEVSVSTPNPAPSPSPPSPSVVASNPEEAATVTTLQPAKLEEDDEQGGQEEEQEEGHEEESLPEEATAEVEVKKKDGGAAERNTPSPIDPDAIEVDINFQPDPTDLVLSSVPGGELFNPRKHKFSDEELKPQPMIKKAKKVFVPDEQKDEKYWSRRKKNNLAAKRSRDARRLKENQITVRASFLERENAALRQQVAELRKDCGRCKNILARYEAKYGPL; encoded by the exons ATGTCAACAGCAAACCAGATCTTCTTTGGGGAAAGGAGCGACGTCCCTGACCTCCTGAAGGCCTTAGCTGACTACTCCTTCCCTGCTTTTGATGACATAG ATCtagagaaagaaaagcagagctCCTCCGAGGATGGCGAGGGAGGTGGGGCGGTGGCGTCCAGTGCTGGTGGAGGTGCaagaggaggaggcggaggaacAGGGGGCGGTAGTGGCGGCAGTGGAGGCGTATCAGCCTCCCTGACCCCTGCCATATGGGAGAAGACCATTCCATACGATGGGGAGACCTTCCACTTGGAGTACATGGACCTGGACGAGTTCCTCCTGGAGAACGGCATCCCCGTgagcctggaggaggaggagctgcagaggactCTGACTTCAGTGGGCGGCAAAGGCAAATCCGCTCCCAAACTTCCTGAATTAGCTGCTGCAGCCACttccactcctcctcctcctcctctagaCGCTGCTCCTGCAGCCGAAGTTTCTGTCTCCACCCCAAATCCTGccccttctccttctcctccatctCCCTCCGTGGTCGCCTCCAACCCGGAGGAAGCGGCGACGGTCACGACCTTACAACCCGCTAAACTAGAAGAGGACGACGAGCAGGGGGGACAGGAGGAAGAGCAAGAGGAGGGACATGAGGAGGAATCCTTGCCAGAGGAGGCGACCGCAGAAGTGGAAGTGAAGAAAAAGG ACGGCGGCGCCGCAGAACGCAACACGCCCTCCCCGATCGATCCGGACGCCATTGAGGTGGACATAAACTTCCAGCCGGATCCGACTGATCTGGTCCTGTCCAGCGTTCCCGGCGGTGAACTGTTCAACCCGCGCAAGCACAAGTTCTCCGACGAGGAGCTGAAGCCGCAGCCGATGATCAAGAAGGCCAAGAAAGTGTTTGTTCCCGATGAACAGAAG GATGAGAAGTACTGGTCcaggaggaagaagaacaaCCTGGCGGCGAAGCGTTCCCGCGATGCGCGGCGGCTGAAGGAGAACCAGATCACGGTGCGCGCCTCCTTCCTGGAGCGGGAAAACGCCGCGCTCAGGCAGCAGGTCGCTGAGCTGCGAAAGGACTGCGGGCGCTGCAAGAATATCTTGGCCCGCTACGAGGCGAAGTACGGCCCGCTGTAA
- the tefb gene encoding TEF transcription factor, PAR bZIP family member b isoform X1 — translation MPGKAAVALNAAPAAPQKSFPFVLKKIMDIPPPNILEEGDDDLEKEKQSSSEDGEGGGAVASSAGGGARGGGGGTGGGSGGSGGVSASLTPAIWEKTIPYDGETFHLEYMDLDEFLLENGIPVSLEEEELQRTLTSVGGKGKSAPKLPELAAAATSTPPPPPLDAAPAAEVSVSTPNPAPSPSPPSPSVVASNPEEAATVTTLQPAKLEEDDEQGGQEEEQEEGHEEESLPEEATAEVEVKKKDGGAAERNTPSPIDPDAIEVDINFQPDPTDLVLSSVPGGELFNPRKHKFSDEELKPQPMIKKAKKVFVPDEQKDEKYWSRRKKNNLAAKRSRDARRLKENQITVRASFLERENAALRQQVAELRKDCGRCKNILARYEAKYGPL, via the exons ATGCCTGGCAAAGCGGCAGTGGCGCTTAACGCCGCTCCGGCGGCTCCACAGAAGTCcttcccttttgttttgaagaagaTCATGGATATCCCACCTCCTAACATCCTGGAGGAAGGCGACGACG ATCtagagaaagaaaagcagagctCCTCCGAGGATGGCGAGGGAGGTGGGGCGGTGGCGTCCAGTGCTGGTGGAGGTGCaagaggaggaggcggaggaacAGGGGGCGGTAGTGGCGGCAGTGGAGGCGTATCAGCCTCCCTGACCCCTGCCATATGGGAGAAGACCATTCCATACGATGGGGAGACCTTCCACTTGGAGTACATGGACCTGGACGAGTTCCTCCTGGAGAACGGCATCCCCGTgagcctggaggaggaggagctgcagaggactCTGACTTCAGTGGGCGGCAAAGGCAAATCCGCTCCCAAACTTCCTGAATTAGCTGCTGCAGCCACttccactcctcctcctcctcctctagaCGCTGCTCCTGCAGCCGAAGTTTCTGTCTCCACCCCAAATCCTGccccttctccttctcctccatctCCCTCCGTGGTCGCCTCCAACCCGGAGGAAGCGGCGACGGTCACGACCTTACAACCCGCTAAACTAGAAGAGGACGACGAGCAGGGGGGACAGGAGGAAGAGCAAGAGGAGGGACATGAGGAGGAATCCTTGCCAGAGGAGGCGACCGCAGAAGTGGAAGTGAAGAAAAAGG ACGGCGGCGCCGCAGAACGCAACACGCCCTCCCCGATCGATCCGGACGCCATTGAGGTGGACATAAACTTCCAGCCGGATCCGACTGATCTGGTCCTGTCCAGCGTTCCCGGCGGTGAACTGTTCAACCCGCGCAAGCACAAGTTCTCCGACGAGGAGCTGAAGCCGCAGCCGATGATCAAGAAGGCCAAGAAAGTGTTTGTTCCCGATGAACAGAAG GATGAGAAGTACTGGTCcaggaggaagaagaacaaCCTGGCGGCGAAGCGTTCCCGCGATGCGCGGCGGCTGAAGGAGAACCAGATCACGGTGCGCGCCTCCTTCCTGGAGCGGGAAAACGCCGCGCTCAGGCAGCAGGTCGCTGAGCTGCGAAAGGACTGCGGGCGCTGCAAGAATATCTTGGCCCGCTACGAGGCGAAGTACGGCCCGCTGTAA
- the LOC108236086 gene encoding protein Tob2, with protein MHLEVKVALNFIVSYLYNKLPRRRADLFGEELERILVSRFEGHWYPEAPLRGSAFRCIHLGAPRDPVVELAAKRSGLDTEEVRANVPAELSVWIDPYEVSYQIGEKGQVKVLYLEDPPGLGCDGERAEGLIKECKGEVEADDAKNLGFNPDAQVFVPVGSQASPALMPSLSSSPTPLSAQSCPGLFTYPNSSTPTDPGVHSSNTSTPSPPSGGLPYLSTQQLPSTLPPARPQPITFTTASFAATKFGSTKMKKCSGAGSAAAPGVIVPPSQRMLTRSPTTISAPELLKHKPLSLSLHSLGGPIPSQLSPSAKEFVYPGSPGPLYFDTDAQPMQPHASHFQHTTGANPTFDPFSSPPAQSVGVIGSGGGISYMEKPPFVDGLGSYSLQYPSQSFQPVVLAN; from the coding sequence ATGCATCTAGAGGTAAAGGTGGCCCTCAACTTCATCGTGTCCTACCTGTACAACAAGTTGCCTCGACGTCGAGCCGACCTATTTGgcgaggagctggagaggataCTGGTTTCTCGTTTTGAAGGACACTGGTACCCTGAAGCCCCCCTCAGGGGCTCTGCTTTCCGCTGCATCCACTTGGGAGCGCCAAGGGACCCCGTGGTGGAGCTGGCGGCCAAAAGAAGCGGGCTGGACACGGAGGAGGTGCGTGCAAACGTCCCCGCGGAGCTCAGCGTGTGGATAGACCCTTACGAGGTGTCCTACCAAATCGGAGAGAAGGGGCAGGTGAAGGTGCTCTACCTTGAGGACCCCCCAGGCCTTGGCTGTGACGGCGAGAGGGCCGAGGGGCTGATAAAGGAGTGTAAAGGGGAAGTGGAGGCTGACGATGCCAAGAACCTCGGCTTCAACCCTGACGCTCAGGTGTTCGTTCCAGTTGGGAGTCAGGCATCTCCTGCCCTCATGCCGTCGCTCTCCAGCTCTCCCACGCCTCTGTCTGCTCAGTCTTGCCCGGGGCTCTTCACCTACCCTAACTCCAGCACACCCACAGACCCCGGGGTCCACTCTTCCAACACCTCCACCCCTTCCCCTCCCAGTGGCGGGCTGCCCTACCTCTCCACTCAGCAGCTGCCCTCCACTCTCCCTCCCGCCCGCCCGCAGCCCATCACCTTCACCACCGCCAGCTTTGCCGCCACGAAATTTGGCTCcaccaaaatgaaaaagtgcagcGGGGCCGGGTCGGCGGCCGCCCCCGGCGTCATCGTGCCGCCCTCCCAGAGGATGCTCACCCGTTCCCCCACCACCATCTCGGCGCCGGAGCTGCTCAAGCACAAGCCCCTGTCTCTGTCGTTGCACTCGCTCGGCGGCCCCATCCCCAGCCAGCTCTCTCCCAGTGCCAAAGAGTTCGTTTACCCAGGATCCCCGGGCCCCCTTTACTTTGACACAGACGCCCAGCCCATGCAGCCTCACGCCAGCCATTTCCAACACACGACCGGCGCCAATCCGACCTTCGACCCCTTCTCCAGCCCTCCTGCTCAGAGCGTGGGCGTCATTGGCAGCGGCGGAGGAATCTCTTACATGGAGAAGCCTCCATTTGTTGACGGTTTAGGAAGCTACAGTCTGCAATATCCCAGCCAGTCCTTCCAGCCTGTTGTGTTGGCCAACTAA
- the LOC108236233 gene encoding aconitate hydratase, mitochondrial yields the protein MASYCMTITRLRLALGTGARRFHVSAAFSAKDKVAMSRFEPGSSVNYQKMHENINIVRRRLNRPLTLSEKIVYGHLDDPAGQEIDRGRTYLRLRPDRVAMQDATAQMAMLQFISSDLPKVAVPSTIHCDHLIEAQIGGAQDLQRAKEVNHEVYNFLATAAAKYGVGFWKPGSGIIHQIILENYAYPGAMLIGTDSHTPNGGGLGAICIGVGGADAVDVMAGIPWELKCPKVIGVRLTGTLSGWTSPKDVILKVAGILTVKGGTGAIVEYHGPGVDSVSCTGMATICNMGAEIGATTSVFPYNHRMRTYLEKTGRGEIASVANEFKEDLVPDEGCEYDQVIDINLSELKPHINGPFTPDLAHPVSEIGAIAKKSGWPLEVKVGLIGSCTNSSYEDMGRAASLAKQALDKGLKCQAQFTVTPGSEQIRATIERDGYAKILSDVGGIVLANACGPCIGQWDRRDVKKGEKNTIVTSFNRNFTARNDANPATHAFVTSPEIVTALALAGTLNFNPETDYLTAPSGEKFKLEPPTGDELPSRDFDPGQDTYQHPPSESSTVKVDVNPSSNRLQLLEPFDKWNGKDLEDMRILIKVKGKCTTDHISAAGPWLKFRGHLDNISNNLLIGAVNIENDAVNKVKNLLTGEYGGVPDVARFYKANGVNWVVVGDENYGEGSSREHAALEPRHLGGRAIIVKSFARIHETNLKKQGLLPLTFADPSDYDKILPDDKISITGLKSFAPGKPLTAVIKHCDGSQESVSLNHTFNETQIEWFKAGSALNRMKELQ from the exons ATGGCGTCGTACTGTATGACTATCACTAGACTCCGG TTGGCTCTTGGAACAGGAGCAAGACGTTTTCATGTTTCCGCAGCCTTCAGCGCTAAGGATAAGGTGGCCATGAGCCGCTTTGAGCCAGGCTCTAGTGTTAACTATCAGAAGATGCACGAGAACATCAACATCGTACGCAGGAG GCTGAACAGGCCTCTCACTCTGTCGGAGAAGATCGTTTATGGCCACCTGGACGATCCAGCAGGGCAGGAGATCGACCGTGGCCGCACTTATCTGCGCCTGCGACCAGACCGCGTGGCCATGCAGGACGCCACGGCCCAGATGGCCATGCTGCAGTTTATAAGCAGCGACCTGCCCAAAGTGGCTGTTCCCTCCACCATCCACTGTGATCACCTGATCGAGGCTCAGATTGGAGGGGCTCAGGACCTACAGAGGGCTAAG GAAGTAAACCACGAAGTGTACAACTTTCTTGCAACTGCTGCAGCAAAATACGGTGTTGGCTTCTGGAAACCAGGCTCAGGGATCATCCATCAG ATCATCCTGGAGAATTATGCCTATCCTGGGGCGATGCTGATTGGTACCGATTCTCACACACCCAACGGCGGTGGTCTGGGGGCCATCTGTATCGGAGTGGGTGGAGCTGACGCTGTCGACGTCATGGCTGGAATCCCCTGGGAGCTCAAGTGCCCCAAA GTGATTGGAGTGAGATTGACAGGAACCCTGTCTGGCTGGACCTCCCCGAAAGATGTCATCCTGAAGGTGGCCGGCATCCTGACGGTGAAAGGAGGCACGGGGGCCATCGTGGAGTATCATGGACCTGGAGTTGACTCCGTCTCTTGCACTG GAATGGCGACTATCTGTAACATGGGTGCTGAAATTGGAGCCACTACATCTGTTTTCCCCTATAATCACCGCATGAGGACGTACCTGGAGAAAACGGGTCGTGGAG AAATTGCATCAGTTGCTAATGAGTTTAAAGAGGATTTGGTGCCGGATGAAGGCTGTGAATACGACCAAGTCATTGACATCAACCTGAGCGAG TTGAAGCCCCACATCAACGGGCCGTTCACCCCTGACTTGGCCCACCCCGTGTCTGAGATAGGGGCCATAGCTAAGAAGAGCGGCTGGCCCCTGGAGGTTAAAGTTG GTCTGATCGGCAGCTGCACCAACTCCAGCTATGAAGACATGGGCAGAGCAGCCTCCCTGGCTAAGCAGGCTCTGGATAAAGGCCTGAAGTGCCAGGCCCAGTTCACAGTTACGCCGGGATCTGAACAGATTCGAGCCACAATCGAGAGGGATGGATAT GCCAAGATCCTGAGCGATGTTGGAGGAATTGTGCTTGCTAACGCTTGTGGTCCTTGCATCGGGCAGTGGGACAG GAGGGATgtgaaaaaaggagaaaagaacaCTATCGTCACATCTTTCAACAGGAACTTCACAGCCAGGAACGATGCTAATCCAGCTACTCATGCTTTTGTCACCTCTCCTGAA ATTGTCACTGCGCTGGCTCTCGCCGGGACCCTCAACTTCAACCCGGAGACTGACTACCTGACCGCCCCCAGCGGGGAGAAGTTTAAGCTCGAACCCCCCACTGGAGATGAGCTCCCCTCCAGAGACTTTGACCCGGGCCAGGACACCTACCAGCACCCCCCATCAGAGAGCAGCACAGTCAAG GTGGATGTTAACCCCTCCAGTAAccgtctgcagctgctggagcccTTCGACAAGTGGAATGGGAAAGATCTGGAGGACATGAGGATCCTCATCAAG GTGAAGGGAAAATGCACCACGGACCACATCAGCGCCGCCGGGCCCTGGCTGAAATTCCGCGGCCACCTGGACAACATCTCCAACAACCTGCTGATCGGCGCCGTCAACATCGAGAACGACGCCGTCAACAAGGTGAAGAACCTCCTGACGGGCGAGTACGGAGGTGTGCCAGATGTGGCCCGTTTCTACAAG gCCAACGGCGTGAACTGGGTGGTGGTTGGAGATGAGAACTACGGCGAGGGATCCAGTCGGGAGCACGCCGCCCTGGAGCCACGCCACCTGGGAGGACGAGCCATCATCGTCAAGAGCTTTGCCAGGATCCACG AGACTAATCTGAAGAAACAAGGCCTGCTGCCTCTGACTTTCGCCGACCCCAGTGATTACGACAAAATTCTCCCAGACGATAAGATTTCAATTACCGGCCTGAAATCCTTTGCCCCCGGCAAG CCGCTGACAGCAGTGATCAAACACTGCGACGGAAGCCAGGAGTCCGTCTCCCTGAACCACACCTTCAATGAGACGCAGATCGAGTGGTTCAAGGCCGGCTCTGCCCTCAACAGGATGAAGGAGCTCCAGtaa